The Mangrovibacillus cuniculi sequence TTTTTAGTGTAGATTCTATCCCTGATGCAAAAATAGCCAAACAAGCATTTAAAATAACCACGTCATAAATCGGTCCCTTTTCTCCTTCGAAAAGTTTCACCATCGTCTGAGCATTTTCTTCAGGGGTTCCACCCTTAATAGCAGAAAGTGGAGAAATTTCTAATCCAACGTCATTTGGATGAAGAATAAAGGATTCTAATCCATTTTCCGTTATTCTAATACCTTTTGTTTCACCAGATAAAGAAGCTTCATCTAAACCTTGATCACCTGTTAAGACGATACCTTTTTTCCCTTGCTCTAAAAGTACTTGAGCAATCATCTCTTGATCTTGTTCTCTGTAACAACCAATAATCTGTGTTTTTACAGAAAAAGGATTGGTTAGTGGACCAAGACAATTAAAGATAGTTGGCTTACCAAACGCCTTTCTAGCAATGGCTAATGGCTTTAAAGCTGGATATACATGCTGAGCAGATAAGAAAGTTATATTGTTGCGTTGTAGAGATTCTTCATGCTCTTTTAAATCTTGTGAAAATGGTATTTTTAATGCTTCTAAGACATCCACACTTCCTGAAGAAGACGTTAGTTTTC is a genomic window containing:
- the trpD gene encoding anthranilate phosphoribosyltransferase: MTKELLHMTSTYAKELEQVLLGEKTEEEILLYLKEVEKHSFTPEEVGEMVQTIKNHAIYSPTFESSTLVDMCGTGGDKHHTFNISTAASFVVAGAGLPVAKHGNRKLTSSSGSVDVLEALKIPFSQDLKEHEESLQRNNITFLSAQHVYPALKPLAIARKAFGKPTIFNCLGPLTNPFSVKTQIIGCYREQDQEMIAQVLLEQGKKGIVLTGDQGLDEASLSGETKGIRITENGLESFILHPNDVGLEISPLSAIKGGTPEENAQTMVKLFEGEKGPIYDVVILNACLAIFASGIESTLKTAMGRAIQSISSGAALKVLREMQGGNV